In one Rugosibacter aromaticivorans genomic region, the following are encoded:
- the pgsA gene encoding CDP-diacylglycerol--glycerol-3-phosphate 3-phosphatidyltransferase has protein sequence MKLNIPNVLTWGRISLIPLVVGVFYLPLTSLEQNLIATVAFVVAALTDWLDGWLARKLHQTSAFGEFLDPVADKLMVAAALVMLVQLGRADALLSFVIIGREIAISALREWMARIGAAKSVAVSFVGKFKTAAQMTAIPLLLWHAPLGPVDVQKLGGWLLWAAAVLTLWSMAYYLLKAWQEISALNR, from the coding sequence ATGAAATTGAATATTCCGAATGTGCTGACGTGGGGCAGAATTTCTCTCATTCCCTTAGTCGTCGGCGTTTTTTATCTGCCCTTGACTTCGCTTGAGCAGAACCTGATCGCCACAGTGGCATTTGTTGTGGCAGCGCTCACCGATTGGCTCGATGGCTGGCTGGCGCGCAAGCTGCATCAGACCTCGGCCTTTGGCGAATTTCTTGACCCCGTAGCCGACAAGTTGATGGTGGCAGCCGCTCTGGTGATGCTAGTGCAGCTTGGGCGTGCGGATGCTTTGCTGTCATTTGTCATTATCGGGCGCGAGATTGCCATTTCTGCCTTGCGCGAATGGATGGCGAGGATAGGTGCGGCCAAAAGCGTGGCTGTTTCTTTTGTCGGCAAATTTAAAACCGCAGCGCAGATGACCGCTATTCCCTTGCTGTTATGGCATGCTCCGCTGGGGCCAGTTGACGTGCAAAAGCTCGGCGGATGGCTGCTCTGGGCGGCCGCTGTGCTTACGTTGTGGTCGATGGCTTATTATTTATTAAAAGCGTGGCAGGAGATATCTGCGTTGAATCGTTGA
- a CDS encoding EexN family lipoprotein — MKTLLIAAACALLLAACSKPEPADTVESLMAHPDRLKEVRAQCKADHAKVGNALCNMAAEATRRRFMGSGTPYTPAPPSKPQPSASAPSLPKD; from the coding sequence ATGAAAACCCTTCTCATCGCTGCCGCCTGCGCGCTGTTGCTCGCCGCGTGCAGCAAGCCTGAACCCGCCGATACCGTCGAATCGCTGATGGCCCATCCCGATCGACTGAAAGAAGTCCGCGCGCAATGCAAGGCCGACCACGCCAAGGTGGGGAACGCCCTGTGCAACATGGCTGCCGAAGCCACGCGGCGGCGCTTCATGGGCAGCGGCACGCCGTACACGCCTGCACCACCGAGCAAGCCGCAGCCCAGTGCGTCGGCGCCTTCTTTGCCGAAGGATTGA
- a CDS encoding TrbI/VirB10 family protein: MSTPATPPPTGSNKADPDTMALRASPRPVTRLNRRMLAVLAGTLGAVVLGGTLWSLQSHKRERNAASELYNVDRVSHAENLDQLPKDYSKVPVAAKPVPVLGEPLPGDLGPAIVAQRNAGAPAQTGRIAQPGDAEEAAHSGVFFRSGAVKAAPSPTASTAMPEPVSGNQPFNPMAPAVASAQPTDPTAVQNRQDQKQVFVASGGPTNDGATRNPASLQLPTSPYQVMAGTIIPAALVTGINSDLPGQVIANVTEAVYDTATGRFLLIPQGSRLIGRYDSQVSFGQRRVLLVWTRLILPDTSSISLDRLPGIDPAGYAGLEDGVDWHWDRIIASAALSTLLGVGAELAAPDRTGSDGKVIIATRQSGQDTVNQVGQEITKRNVSIQPTLTIRPGFPMRVMVNKDLILRPYQPLFFQRGSSQ; encoded by the coding sequence ATGAGCACGCCCGCCACGCCACCACCAACTGGGTCGAACAAGGCTGACCCGGACACCATGGCTCTGCGCGCTTCGCCGCGCCCGGTCACGCGACTGAACCGGCGCATGCTGGCCGTCCTTGCGGGAACGCTGGGTGCGGTCGTGTTGGGCGGCACGTTGTGGTCGCTGCAATCGCACAAGCGCGAGCGCAATGCGGCCTCCGAGCTGTACAACGTGGACCGTGTCTCGCATGCCGAGAACCTCGACCAGTTGCCCAAGGATTATTCCAAGGTGCCGGTGGCTGCCAAGCCGGTACCCGTTTTGGGCGAGCCATTGCCGGGCGATTTGGGTCCGGCCATAGTGGCGCAGCGCAATGCGGGAGCGCCCGCGCAGACTGGGCGCATTGCGCAGCCGGGTGATGCCGAAGAGGCGGCACATTCGGGGGTTTTCTTTCGCAGCGGTGCGGTGAAGGCGGCACCGTCGCCCACTGCGAGTACGGCCATGCCCGAGCCGGTATCGGGCAACCAGCCATTCAATCCGATGGCCCCTGCGGTCGCATCGGCGCAGCCGACCGACCCGACGGCGGTGCAGAACCGGCAGGATCAGAAGCAGGTGTTTGTCGCCAGTGGCGGCCCAACCAACGATGGCGCCACTCGCAATCCAGCCAGCCTGCAATTGCCGACCTCGCCCTACCAAGTGATGGCGGGCACCATCATTCCGGCAGCGCTGGTGACGGGCATCAACTCCGACCTGCCGGGACAGGTCATCGCCAACGTCACCGAGGCGGTCTACGACACGGCCACGGGTCGCTTCCTGCTGATTCCGCAGGGCTCGCGCCTGATCGGCCGTTACGACAGCCAGGTGTCATTCGGTCAGCGGCGCGTGTTACTGGTGTGGACGCGCTTGATCCTGCCCGATACCTCATCCATTTCGCTTGATCGACTACCCGGCATTGACCCAGCGGGCTATGCCGGACTGGAGGATGGCGTCGATTGGCATTGGGATCGCATCATCGCCAGTGCCGCGTTGTCCACGCTGCTCGGAGTCGGTGCCGAATTGGCTGCGCCTGATCGCACCGGCAGCGATGGCAAGGTCATCATCGCCACGCGCCAGAGCGGGCAGGACACAGTGAACCAGGTCGGTCAGGAGATCACCAAACGCAATGTGAGCATCCAGCCGACGCTCACTATCCGACCCGGCTTCCCGATGCGGGTCATGGTGAACAAGGATCTGATCCTGCGGCCGTACCAGCCGCTGTTTTTCCAGAGGGGATCGTCGCAATGA
- the trbF gene encoding conjugal transfer protein TrbF: MRFKRPQVRYSDTPEPVTPYQAAAQVWDQRIGSARVQAKNWRLMAFGCLSLALLMAGGLVWRSAQSIVTPYVVEVAAGGQVRAVGEAATPYKPNDAQIAYHLARFLTDVRSLSIDPIVVRQNWLEAYDYTTDKGAATLNDYARTNDPFARIGQTSTAVEITSVVRASESSFQVRWIERNYANGSLSGTERWTAVLSIVLQPPRTEERLRKNPLGIYVNGLSWSRELDATEGVKKP, encoded by the coding sequence ATGCGATTCAAACGACCCCAGGTACGGTACTCGGACACGCCCGAGCCGGTTACCCCTTACCAAGCCGCCGCACAGGTGTGGGACCAGCGCATCGGCAGCGCCCGCGTGCAGGCGAAGAACTGGCGGCTCATGGCCTTCGGCTGTCTCTCGCTCGCACTGCTGATGGCGGGTGGCCTGGTGTGGCGTTCGGCACAGTCCATCGTCACACCCTATGTGGTGGAAGTCGCCGCTGGCGGTCAGGTGCGCGCGGTGGGCGAAGCGGCCACACCGTACAAACCGAACGACGCGCAGATCGCCTACCACCTGGCGCGCTTCCTCACCGACGTGCGCTCGCTGTCGATCGACCCGATCGTGGTGCGGCAGAACTGGCTCGAAGCCTACGACTACACGACGGACAAGGGTGCAGCCACGCTGAACGACTACGCACGCACCAACGATCCGTTCGCGCGCATCGGCCAGACCTCGACGGCCGTGGAGATCACCAGTGTGGTTCGCGCCAGCGAATCCTCGTTCCAGGTGCGCTGGATCGAGCGCAACTACGCCAACGGTTCGCTCTCGGGCACCGAGCGCTGGACTGCCGTCCTGTCGATAGTGTTGCAGCCACCCCGCACCGAAGAGCGGTTGCGCAAGAACCCGCTGGGCATTTACGTCAACGGCCTGTCCTGGAGCCGTGAACTCGACGCAACCGAAGGAGTGAAGAAACCATGA
- a CDS encoding YncE family protein: protein MNGSFALVSASMRLDPNKKDGTSVSEDRYSSLGSTALGSLQRLMQTRFLPDDRLSVVDLAASPLRVMQTIRLGASPSSVAMSPTGMMALAMHPNDDSVTVLSIAADRQVTIMERLPIGRGAGPVAAAFSPDGRRVLLTRFGDNKVSLYAVEGLRLKPLRDMVAGVRPFSVSYCGGTGLAVVSNMGVNGDADTISLIDTTAAPPRVVDTVSVGPVPEGVACAPDGQYVAALIQNMSNLPTDNPLYSPNSKLVLLKIDGKHLYRISEASSGVWTQGVGFLDDSRTLFAESIGDRSVYLFRIEDDALKVAAPPLVFQDGAPVAHGIAGR from the coding sequence GTGAACGGGTCGTTCGCGCTGGTGAGCGCATCAATGCGCCTCGATCCGAACAAGAAAGATGGGACGAGTGTTTCCGAAGATCGCTACTCCAGTCTGGGCTCGACGGCGTTAGGCAGCCTGCAGCGGTTAATGCAGACGCGCTTTCTGCCGGATGATCGCCTCTCGGTCGTTGACTTGGCTGCTTCGCCGTTACGGGTTATGCAGACGATCAGGCTCGGCGCCTCGCCCTCATCGGTCGCCATGAGCCCAACCGGCATGATGGCGCTCGCGATGCACCCAAACGACGATAGCGTCACCGTGTTATCTATCGCTGCTGACCGGCAGGTGACGATCATGGAAAGGCTGCCGATCGGGCGGGGCGCTGGCCCGGTTGCGGCGGCGTTCAGCCCCGATGGTCGCCGCGTACTGCTGACCCGTTTCGGCGACAATAAAGTGTCACTGTATGCAGTCGAAGGTCTGCGGCTCAAACCGCTACGTGACATGGTCGCCGGCGTGCGTCCGTTCTCCGTGTCCTACTGCGGCGGCACGGGGCTCGCGGTTGTGAGCAACATGGGTGTGAACGGCGATGCTGACACCATTAGCCTGATCGATACGACCGCCGCTCCGCCGCGTGTTGTCGATACCGTCAGTGTGGGGCCGGTACCCGAGGGTGTCGCGTGCGCCCCGGACGGGCAGTATGTTGCGGCGTTAATCCAAAACATGAGCAACTTACCGACGGACAACCCGCTGTATTCGCCCAACAGCAAGCTCGTGCTACTGAAGATCGATGGCAAGCACCTGTATCGAATCTCCGAGGCGTCATCTGGTGTGTGGACGCAGGGTGTCGGGTTTCTGGATGATTCGCGCACGCTGTTCGCCGAGAGTATTGGTGATCGGTCTGTCTACCTGTTTCGGATCGAAGATGACGCATTGAAAGTCGCCGCACCACCGCTCGTGTTTCAGGACGGCGCACCGGTAGCTCATGGCATCGCCGGTCGCTGA
- the trbG gene encoding P-type conjugative transfer protein TrbG: MKTQISICVLPLILSATLATVSGCATHGKPPPDITLDEPVAAHALPELPKPIEVIEVPKLLPLPEQLKAFGSTPEEKPVAESPDEKARVARANAEARVAPSREGYINAIQVWPYADGALYQVYTSPGRVTVIALQQGEELVTVSAGDTVRWIVGDTASGAGASQRVNILVKPTRIGLKTNLVITTNRRTYLLELSSTPQAWMASASWDYPKDRLLALQKQAQQAQTAAPVDSGLSLEQIKFRYAISGDSPPWKPLRAFDDGERVYIQFPAGIAQGELPPLFVIGAQGDGQLVNYRFRSPYYVVDRLFGAAELRLGADKAAVVRIERTDGMSSAARRH; encoded by the coding sequence ATGAAAACCCAAATCAGTATTTGCGTTTTGCCGTTGATCCTGAGCGCCACCTTGGCGACTGTCAGCGGTTGCGCCACACACGGCAAGCCGCCGCCGGACATCACGCTGGACGAACCCGTCGCGGCGCACGCGCTGCCGGAATTGCCCAAGCCCATCGAGGTGATTGAGGTACCCAAGCTGCTGCCGTTACCCGAGCAGTTGAAGGCCTTCGGGAGCACGCCCGAAGAAAAGCCAGTCGCCGAATCGCCTGACGAGAAGGCTCGCGTGGCGCGCGCCAATGCCGAAGCGCGCGTGGCCCCCAGCCGCGAGGGTTACATCAACGCTATCCAGGTCTGGCCTTATGCGGATGGCGCGCTGTATCAGGTCTACACCAGTCCGGGCCGTGTCACCGTCATCGCTTTGCAGCAGGGCGAAGAACTGGTGACGGTCTCGGCCGGCGACACCGTGCGCTGGATCGTCGGCGACACGGCCAGCGGTGCGGGCGCCAGCCAGCGTGTGAACATTCTCGTGAAGCCAACGCGCATCGGGCTGAAAACGAACCTGGTCATTACCACCAATCGTCGTACCTACCTGCTTGAACTGTCTTCGACGCCGCAGGCATGGATGGCGTCCGCATCGTGGGACTATCCGAAAGACCGCCTGCTGGCCTTGCAGAAGCAGGCGCAGCAAGCTCAGACGGCTGCGCCGGTGGACTCCGGTTTGTCGCTGGAGCAGATCAAGTTCCGCTACGCGATTTCCGGCGACAGCCCACCGTGGAAGCCGCTGCGCGCCTTCGACGACGGCGAGCGGGTCTACATCCAGTTTCCCGCCGGTATCGCGCAGGGCGAGTTGCCGCCGCTGTTCGTGATCGGAGCGCAAGGCGATGGCCAGCTCGTGAACTACCGCTTCCGCTCACCGTACTACGTGGTGGATCGGTTGTTCGGTGCGGCCGAATTGCGGCTGGGCGCTGACAAGGCCGCCGTTGTTCGCATAGAGCGCACCGATGGTATGAGCAGCGCGGCACGGAGGCATTGA
- the trbJ gene encoding P-type conjugative transfer protein TrbJ, with protein MKKTLIAIATAILVSAMPAAQAQWVVIDPTNLVQNIMTAARALEQINNQIRQLQNEAQMLTNQAKNLTSLDFSALNELRSALSATNQLLQQAQGLAFNLSQMETEFARLYPDAYTASTSGSQMATDARTRWRNSLEALRTATQVQSQAVQNFASDEQTLTDLVNRSQSAVGALQATQATNQLLALQARQAIQAQQLQITQDRAAALEQARQVAVQERAREVRRRFQGEGTPYTPYTVNYYSN; from the coding sequence ATGAAGAAAACCTTGATTGCCATCGCCACTGCCATTCTGGTGAGCGCCATGCCCGCTGCGCAGGCGCAGTGGGTCGTGATTGACCCCACCAATCTCGTGCAGAACATCATGACGGCCGCACGTGCCCTGGAGCAGATCAACAACCAGATCAGGCAGCTTCAGAACGAAGCACAGATGTTGACGAACCAGGCGAAGAACCTCACGAGTTTGGACTTCAGCGCGCTCAATGAATTGCGCTCGGCACTGTCCGCGACGAACCAGCTCCTGCAGCAGGCGCAGGGGCTGGCCTTCAACCTGTCGCAGATGGAAACGGAGTTCGCGCGGCTCTATCCCGATGCCTATACCGCCTCCACGTCGGGTAGTCAGATGGCAACCGACGCACGCACGCGCTGGCGCAACTCGCTGGAGGCGCTGCGCACCGCGACCCAGGTGCAGTCGCAAGCGGTGCAGAATTTCGCGTCCGACGAGCAGACGCTGACCGACCTCGTGAACCGCAGCCAGTCGGCGGTCGGCGCGTTGCAAGCCACGCAGGCGACGAACCAGTTACTCGCCTTGCAGGCTCGGCAGGCGATCCAGGCGCAGCAGCTCCAGATCACCCAAGATCGTGCTGCGGCTTTAGAGCAGGCACGGCAAGTCGCGGTGCAGGAACGAGCCCGTGAAGTGCGCCGCCGCTTCCAGGGCGAGGGCACGCCCTACACGCCGTACACCGTCAACTACTACAGCAACTGA
- a CDS encoding DUF2274 domain-containing protein translates to MSISTSKLRLGPLPKTETVKITIALTTALKADLERYAALHAQTYGESVNAATLIPHMLEAFMARDRGFKRAVLPRAIAAQRNEKAAPG, encoded by the coding sequence ATGAGCATATCCACCAGCAAGCTGCGGCTAGGGCCGCTGCCCAAAACCGAAACCGTCAAAATCACCATCGCGCTCACCACCGCGTTGAAGGCCGATTTGGAACGCTATGCCGCGCTGCATGCACAGACTTACGGCGAGTCGGTCAATGCCGCGACGCTGATCCCGCACATGCTCGAAGCGTTCATGGCGCGGGATCGCGGGTTTAAGCGGGCAGTATTGCCGCGTGCCATTGCTGCACAGAGAAATGAAAAAGCCGCCCCTGGTTGA
- the trbL gene encoding P-type conjugative transfer protein TrbL gives MNDLSVIDRFLDVFSRYIDSGFGLLGGEVAFLTATLVVIDMTLAGLFWAMGGEDVIGKLVKKTLYVGAFAFIIGNFNNLAGILFRSFAGLGLVASGSTLTQAQLLQPGHLAKVGVDAAQPIMAQISDLTGFPEVFANLDVISVLFLAWLVVIISFFVLAVQLFVTLIEFKLTTLAGFVLVPFALWNKTAFLAERVLGNVVSSGIKVLVLAVIVGIGTGLFAQFQVPPNTEPSIDLALTIMLASLAMLGLGIFGPGIATGLVSGAPQLGAGAAAGTALGAAGLAVAGGAAIATGGAAVAAGARMVPGAARAAIGGVASAGRASSAMASGAKSAYQAGAAASGSGGVRAAGAGVANVAKSGAGAVGQRVAAGAKAVKDRVANFVVEAAAPAAAAGSTESAHSSSSAEAKPPAAEPAWAKQMRRKQQVSHAATTAAHTLRSGDHGGSGASPSLRDDSNH, from the coding sequence ATGAATGACCTGTCGGTCATCGACCGCTTCCTCGATGTCTTCTCGCGCTACATCGATTCCGGGTTCGGACTACTCGGTGGCGAGGTGGCGTTCCTGACCGCGACGCTGGTCGTGATCGACATGACGCTGGCCGGCTTGTTCTGGGCGATGGGCGGCGAGGACGTGATCGGCAAGCTGGTCAAGAAGACGCTGTATGTCGGTGCCTTCGCCTTCATCATCGGCAACTTCAACAACCTGGCAGGCATCTTGTTCCGCTCGTTTGCTGGACTCGGTCTGGTGGCGTCGGGTTCCACGCTGACGCAGGCGCAACTGCTGCAGCCGGGCCACCTGGCCAAGGTCGGCGTCGATGCGGCGCAACCGATCATGGCGCAGATCAGCGACCTGACCGGCTTCCCCGAAGTGTTCGCGAACCTCGATGTCATCTCGGTGCTGTTTCTCGCCTGGCTGGTGGTGATCATCAGTTTCTTTGTGCTCGCCGTGCAGCTCTTCGTCACGCTGATCGAATTCAAACTGACCACACTCGCAGGCTTCGTGCTGGTGCCCTTCGCGTTGTGGAACAAGACCGCATTCCTCGCCGAACGTGTGCTAGGAAACGTGGTGTCATCGGGCATCAAGGTGCTGGTGCTGGCGGTGATTGTGGGCATCGGTACGGGACTGTTTGCACAGTTCCAGGTGCCGCCCAACACCGAGCCCTCCATCGATCTGGCGCTGACCATCATGCTGGCCTCGCTGGCAATGCTGGGGCTGGGGATCTTCGGGCCTGGCATCGCGACCGGGCTGGTGTCCGGCGCACCGCAGCTCGGCGCTGGGGCTGCGGCCGGAACGGCGCTGGGTGCTGCTGGTTTGGCTGTCGCTGGTGGCGCGGCGATCGCCACCGGCGGTGCAGCGGTAGCGGCGGGTGCGCGCATGGTGCCAGGTGCCGCACGCGCGGCCATCGGCGGAGTGGCGTCGGCTGGGCGTGCGAGCAGCGCGATGGCCAGCGGCGCGAAGTCGGCCTACCAGGCTGGCGCCGCAGCATCGGGCAGTGGTGGCGTTCGTGCTGCTGGTGCTGGCGTCGCCAATGTGGCCAAAAGCGGTGCCGGTGCTGTCGGCCAGCGCGTCGCCGCTGGTGCGAAAGCGGTCAAGGACCGCGTAGCGAATTTCGTCGTGGAGGCTGCTGCGCCTGCGGCGGCAGCCGGTTCTACTGAATCGGCCCATTCGTCCAGTTCGGCCGAAGCCAAGCCCCCTGCGGCAGAGCCCGCCTGGGCCAAACAAATGCGTCGCAAACAGCAGGTGAGCCATGCGGCCACAACGGCCGCCCACACCCTGCGTTCTGGCGACCATGGTGGCAGTGGCGCCAGCCCCAGCCTGCGCGACGACTCGAACCATTGA
- the uvrC gene encoding excinuclease ABC subunit UvrC — protein sequence MSSASSATSFDSRSFLATLTDAPGVYRMLDAAGGVLYVGKAKNLKRRVSSYFQKTGHSPRIALMLQQVAHMEVTATRSEAEALILENTLIKKLVPKYNILFRDDKSYPYIGLSGGTFPRLFYHRGGFDKKSRYFGPFPNALAVRESIQLVQKAFLLRTCENAVFAHRSRPCLLHQIHRCTAPCVGLISADDYATDVRLAELFLRGKHSEVIDNLSARMSEAADQLKFEDAAMLRDQIKSLQAVLHRQYVSSTREADVDIIAAVVEHGEPCVNLAMVRGGLHLGDRAYFPQAVGGAEAGEVLAAFVAQHYADKPIPARIILSPWPLDDALEGVQAGRHAGPAKNEMERAWLAMAENNARLAMTSRKQANTRSGSRLAALQEALDLSDPPHRIECFDISHTMGEGTVASCVVCVDGAMKKSDYRRFNISGITGGDDYAAMRQALTRRYAKVGAGETANTPDLVLIDGGKGQHSIARDVFAELGLDHLQSIGVAKGEGRKPGLETLFVHGRSEPLQLAMDNAGFHLLQEIRDEAHRFAIVGHRARRAKARGHSKLEDIAGIGPARRRNLLAQFGGLDGVRAATIEDLCRVTGISRHLAEAIYTQLRS from the coding sequence ATGTCTTCCGCCTCATCCGCAACGAGCTTTGACAGTCGCAGTTTTCTCGCCACGCTGACTGACGCGCCGGGCGTATACCGCATGCTCGATGCCGCAGGCGGCGTGCTGTATGTCGGCAAAGCGAAAAATCTCAAGCGCCGCGTGTCGTCCTACTTCCAGAAGACCGGCCACAGTCCGCGCATTGCGCTGATGTTGCAGCAAGTCGCGCACATGGAAGTGACAGCCACGCGCTCGGAAGCCGAAGCACTGATTCTTGAAAACACGCTGATCAAAAAGCTCGTGCCGAAATACAACATTCTGTTTCGCGATGACAAGTCCTACCCTTACATCGGGCTGTCGGGTGGCACGTTTCCGCGGCTGTTCTACCATCGCGGCGGCTTTGATAAAAAGTCGCGTTACTTCGGGCCCTTTCCCAATGCGCTGGCGGTGCGCGAAAGCATCCAACTGGTGCAGAAGGCCTTCTTGCTGCGCACCTGTGAAAATGCAGTGTTTGCGCATCGTTCGAGGCCTTGTTTGCTGCACCAGATTCACCGCTGCACAGCGCCCTGCGTGGGGTTGATTTCAGCCGACGATTACGCGACCGATGTGCGCCTGGCGGAGCTTTTTTTGCGCGGCAAACACTCGGAAGTCATCGACAATCTCAGCGCGCGCATGTCTGAGGCTGCAGACCAGCTCAAGTTTGAAGATGCGGCAATGCTGCGCGACCAGATCAAATCGTTGCAGGCTGTGCTGCATCGGCAATACGTCAGCTCAACGCGTGAGGCGGATGTCGATATCATCGCCGCCGTGGTGGAACACGGCGAGCCGTGCGTGAATCTGGCGATGGTGCGCGGCGGCCTGCATCTGGGTGATCGCGCCTATTTTCCGCAAGCCGTCGGGGGTGCCGAGGCAGGCGAGGTATTAGCAGCCTTTGTGGCGCAGCACTATGCCGATAAGCCCATACCTGCGCGGATCATACTCAGCCCCTGGCCGCTGGATGATGCGCTAGAGGGTGTACAAGCGGGCAGGCATGCGGGGCCGGCAAAAAACGAAATGGAACGCGCCTGGCTGGCGATGGCGGAGAACAATGCACGGCTGGCGATGACCTCTCGCAAGCAGGCCAACACACGTTCCGGCAGCCGCCTTGCCGCCTTGCAGGAGGCGCTGGATCTGTCCGATCCGCCGCATCGTATCGAATGCTTCGACATCAGTCACACGATGGGCGAGGGCACTGTGGCCTCGTGCGTGGTGTGCGTGGATGGCGCGATGAAGAAAAGCGACTATCGCCGCTTTAATATCAGCGGTATCACCGGCGGCGACGACTATGCCGCGATGCGTCAGGCGCTGACGCGGCGTTACGCAAAAGTCGGCGCTGGTGAGACGGCGAATACGCCTGATTTAGTGCTCATTGATGGCGGCAAAGGCCAGCACAGCATCGCGCGCGACGTATTTGCCGAGCTGGGGCTGGATCATTTGCAGAGCATTGGCGTTGCCAAAGGCGAAGGCAGAAAGCCCGGCCTGGAAACCTTGTTTGTGCATGGTCGCAGCGAGCCGCTACAATTAGCCATGGACAACGCGGGCTTTCATCTGCTGCAGGAAATTCGTGACGAAGCGCACCGCTTTGCCATCGTCGGCCATCGCGCGCGGCGCGCCAAGGCGCGTGGCCATTCAAAGCTGGAAGATATTGCCGGCATCGGCCCAGCGCGGCGCAGAAATCTGCTGGCGCAATTTGGCGGGCTGGATGGCGTACGTGCGGCTACAATTGAAGACCTATGCCGTGTGACTGGCATCTCGCGCCATCTGGCCGAGGCCATTTACACGCAATTACGCTCATGA